Proteins from a single region of Vanessa cardui chromosome 13, ilVanCard2.1, whole genome shotgun sequence:
- the LOC124534818 gene encoding serine protease snake-like isoform X1, translated as MNKNVFCCYNFDVFSSQAQTSTDELEKFLMEAIRSNDTIEFDFDKYGNKPCEPYQPVKPNFTAPGRRINEQKCFEYIWEMESRENETEWTQICRIYLISQIKKGVVPEILFLINSPVIFGGRPATPGEFPHMGAIGWRAKNPEVQWIFKCGSTLISRMYLLTAAHCSKLSLRRSTDIVSSEPEIVRLGVEDISDDEFNINGDPVDVKIKRFIVHPRYRAPKKYYDVALIELETEVKLMSNVQPACLWADNDISDLDTKGILSGWGYTEHGRLSSHLQAAVVDFIDSPLCDIILQKFRNRHWGGFRDHQLCAGNLSGGIDTCQGDSGGPVQVKIPVKTEGKMYWTVGITSFGNKCGQKNRPGVYTRVSSFIDWIEEIVWGSTNTSS; from the exons ATGAACAAAAATGTATTCTGTTGTTATAATTTTGACGTTTTTT CGTCTCAAGCTCAAACTTCTACAGACGAATTAGAAAAGTTTCTAATGGAAGCAATAAGG AGCAATGACACGATAGAATTTGACTTTGATAAATATGGTAATAAGCCGTGTGAACCTTATCAACCAGTCAAACCAAATTTCACCGCACCTGGACGTCGAATTAATGAACAAA AATGCTTCGAATATATATGGGAAATGGAGAGCAGAGAAAATGAAACGGAATGGacacaaatat GCAGAATTTACCTTATATCCCAGATTAAAAAGGGTGTCGTTcccgaaattttatttttgattaattctCCTGTTATATTTGGCGGTCGACCAGCCACGCCTGGAGAATTTCCCCACATG GGAGCCATTGGATGGAGGGCTAAGAATCCAGAAGTGCAATGGATTTTTAAATGTGGAAGTACACTTATCAGTAGAATGTACTTATTGACTGCCGCTCATTGTTCTAAACTGTCGCTAAGGAGATCTACTGATATCGTTAGCAGTGAACCAGAGATTGTTAGACTGGGCGTAGAGGATATCAGCGATGATGAA tttaatataaacgGCGACCCTGTAGATGTAAAGATCAAAAGATTTATCGTCCATCCAAGATATAGAGCGCCTAAGAAGTATTACGATGTTGCCCTCATTGAACTAGAAACAGAAGTTAAACTTATGAGCAATGTACAACCAGCTTGCCTTTGGGCAGATAACGATATAAGTGACCTTGATACTAAAGGGATTCTGAGTGGTTGGGGATATACTGAAcatg GAAGACTATCAAGCCATCTGCAAGCCGCAGTCGTTGATTTCATCGATTCGCCGCTATGTGATATAATTCTCCAAAAGTTCCGAAACAGGCACTGGGGCGGGTTCCGAGATCATCAGTTGTGTGCAGGAAACTTATCAGGGGGCATTGATACCTGTCAG GGAGACTCCGGTGGACCAGTTCAAGTGAAGATACCTGTGAAGACTGAAGGTAAAATGTACTGGACAGTGGGCATAACATCCTTTGGGAACAAGTGTGGACAGAAAAACAGACCAGGTGTATACACGAGAGTGTCTAGTTTTATAGATTGGATCGAAGAAATCGTTTGGGGCTCAACAAATACTTCTTCATAA
- the LOC124534818 gene encoding serine protease snake-like isoform X2 — MYSVVIILTFFVASQAQTSTDELEKFLMEAIRSNDTIEFDFDKYGNKPCEPYQPVKPNFTAPGRRINEQKCFEYIWEMESRENETEWTQICRIYLISQIKKGVVPEILFLINSPVIFGGRPATPGEFPHMGAIGWRAKNPEVQWIFKCGSTLISRMYLLTAAHCSKLSLRRSTDIVSSEPEIVRLGVEDISDDEFNINGDPVDVKIKRFIVHPRYRAPKKYYDVALIELETEVKLMSNVQPACLWADNDISDLDTKGILSGWGYTEHGRLSSHLQAAVVDFIDSPLCDIILQKFRNRHWGGFRDHQLCAGNLSGGIDTCQGDSGGPVQVKIPVKTEGKMYWTVGITSFGNKCGQKNRPGVYTRVSSFIDWIEEIVWGSTNTSS, encoded by the exons ATGTATTCTGTTGTTATAATTTTGACGTTTTTTGttg CGTCTCAAGCTCAAACTTCTACAGACGAATTAGAAAAGTTTCTAATGGAAGCAATAAGG AGCAATGACACGATAGAATTTGACTTTGATAAATATGGTAATAAGCCGTGTGAACCTTATCAACCAGTCAAACCAAATTTCACCGCACCTGGACGTCGAATTAATGAACAAA AATGCTTCGAATATATATGGGAAATGGAGAGCAGAGAAAATGAAACGGAATGGacacaaatat GCAGAATTTACCTTATATCCCAGATTAAAAAGGGTGTCGTTcccgaaattttatttttgattaattctCCTGTTATATTTGGCGGTCGACCAGCCACGCCTGGAGAATTTCCCCACATG GGAGCCATTGGATGGAGGGCTAAGAATCCAGAAGTGCAATGGATTTTTAAATGTGGAAGTACACTTATCAGTAGAATGTACTTATTGACTGCCGCTCATTGTTCTAAACTGTCGCTAAGGAGATCTACTGATATCGTTAGCAGTGAACCAGAGATTGTTAGACTGGGCGTAGAGGATATCAGCGATGATGAA tttaatataaacgGCGACCCTGTAGATGTAAAGATCAAAAGATTTATCGTCCATCCAAGATATAGAGCGCCTAAGAAGTATTACGATGTTGCCCTCATTGAACTAGAAACAGAAGTTAAACTTATGAGCAATGTACAACCAGCTTGCCTTTGGGCAGATAACGATATAAGTGACCTTGATACTAAAGGGATTCTGAGTGGTTGGGGATATACTGAAcatg GAAGACTATCAAGCCATCTGCAAGCCGCAGTCGTTGATTTCATCGATTCGCCGCTATGTGATATAATTCTCCAAAAGTTCCGAAACAGGCACTGGGGCGGGTTCCGAGATCATCAGTTGTGTGCAGGAAACTTATCAGGGGGCATTGATACCTGTCAG GGAGACTCCGGTGGACCAGTTCAAGTGAAGATACCTGTGAAGACTGAAGGTAAAATGTACTGGACAGTGGGCATAACATCCTTTGGGAACAAGTGTGGACAGAAAAACAGACCAGGTGTATACACGAGAGTGTCTAGTTTTATAGATTGGATCGAAGAAATCGTTTGGGGCTCAACAAATACTTCTTCATAA